In the Candidatus Eisenbacteria bacterium genome, one interval contains:
- a CDS encoding nucleotidyltransferase domain-containing protein has protein sequence MLSLRSQVTQKILGHFFLHEGNAMYVNEMCRRLDVDRGNLIKKLKELEGEGVLKSEWKGNQRYYFLNPSFPLLKEYKKIILKTVGFEHILRKTLQEVKGLRKAILFGSYAQDRMNLSSDIDLLAIGTHSTIDLQKKIAELQKAVDREINVISMSPQEYERKRKTDSLLKSIGKRKSIPIL, from the coding sequence ATGTTGAGCCTTCGGTCTCAAGTCACGCAGAAGATTCTGGGGCATTTCTTTCTTCACGAGGGGAATGCCATGTACGTGAACGAAATGTGCCGGCGCCTTGATGTTGACCGGGGGAATCTTATTAAGAAACTCAAGGAACTCGAGGGCGAAGGGGTCCTCAAAAGCGAGTGGAAAGGGAATCAGCGTTATTATTTCTTGAACCCCTCCTTTCCACTTCTTAAGGAGTACAAGAAGATTATTTTGAAAACAGTAGGATTTGAACATATCCTGAGGAAGACTCTCCAAGAGGTCAAAGGACTCAGAAAAGCAATTCTTTTTGGCTCCTACGCCCAAGACAGAATGAATCTTTCAAGCGATATTGACTTACTCGCCATCGGTACGCATAGCACCATTGATCTCCAGAAGAAGATTGCTGAGCTCCAGAAAGCTGTTGACCGAGAGATCAACGTCATCAGTATGAGTCCCCAGGAATACGAGAGAAAACGCAAAACCGATTCGCTTCTCAAATCCATCGGGAAGAGGAAATCAATACCCATTTTATGA
- a CDS encoding MFS transporter encodes MNEPQFQVEESIYRRIFLLGVLNGIFFNVSGVFLSASTVVPLFVSHLTDSKVLIGLAGSIENIGWYLPQIVVAGLTLHHSRQLRIYKNAAYFRIVAFSLLVLSAFILPQRSPTLCLVLFLSMLTLYALSGGMAGIAFMDIVGRTVPPNRRGSFFGMRMTIGGAFGILAGFAVNSLLAGYDYPLNFGIIFLVGFLFMGLGLFSFFFITEPELKSPRPKRTLAANVKEAYSFFRSDKDYKTLFWVRTAISSFFLGYPFYIIFAEQVLRYPPGSAGIFVSYEMAGYLVSNILWAYLSDRVSNPLVMLLSAVSAALAPCFVLISFAVKLPLQVFAMSFFLLGATASGLWVGFMNYLLEIAPDDHRPLYLGFLNTLIALTLFLPLLGGSILEISSYQFLFSLIFGLGLLSVFLAYRLYRSKTVVARSKSLT; translated from the coding sequence ATGAATGAGCCGCAATTCCAGGTAGAGGAAAGCATATACAGAAGGATCTTTCTTCTCGGCGTGTTGAATGGGATCTTCTTTAACGTCTCAGGCGTATTCCTCTCCGCCTCCACGGTGGTCCCCCTTTTTGTAAGCCACCTGACGGATTCCAAGGTTCTGATTGGGCTGGCCGGGAGCATCGAGAACATCGGCTGGTATCTGCCTCAGATAGTTGTTGCCGGCCTCACGCTTCACCATAGCCGGCAGCTGCGTATCTACAAGAACGCCGCATACTTTCGCATCGTCGCCTTTTCCCTGCTCGTACTGAGCGCATTCATTCTGCCGCAGAGGAGTCCGACATTGTGCCTCGTCCTGTTTCTGTCGATGTTGACTCTTTACGCTCTCAGCGGGGGCATGGCTGGGATTGCCTTCATGGACATAGTCGGACGAACTGTGCCGCCTAACAGGAGAGGAAGCTTTTTCGGCATGAGAATGACCATTGGAGGAGCCTTCGGAATTCTGGCAGGTTTCGCTGTCAACAGTCTCCTGGCCGGATATGACTATCCGCTCAACTTCGGGATAATCTTTTTGGTGGGATTTCTTTTCATGGGACTGGGTCTATTTTCCTTCTTCTTCATCACGGAACCGGAGCTGAAAAGCCCCAGGCCGAAACGGACACTAGCAGCTAATGTCAAAGAAGCCTACTCGTTTTTTCGGTCTGACAAAGATTACAAGACCCTCTTCTGGGTAAGAACCGCTATTAGCAGCTTCTTCCTTGGTTATCCTTTCTACATCATTTTTGCCGAGCAGGTATTGCGTTATCCTCCTGGCTCGGCAGGTATCTTTGTCTCCTATGAAATGGCAGGTTATTTGGTCTCCAATATTTTGTGGGCCTATCTTTCTGACCGGGTCAGCAATCCCCTGGTGATGCTCCTTTCTGCCGTTTCCGCTGCCCTGGCCCCTTGCTTTGTTTTGATTTCGTTTGCAGTCAAGCTTCCCCTGCAGGTCTTTGCCATGAGCTTTTTCCTCCTCGGAGCAACAGCCAGCGGACTGTGGGTAGGGTTCATGAACTATCTGCTTGAGATAGCGCCGGACGATCACCGGCCGCTCTACCTGGGCTTCCTCAATACCCTGATTGCCCTCACTCTCTTTCTCCCTCTCCTCGGCGGGAGCATTCTCGAGATTTCCTCGTATCAGTTCCTCTTCTCATTGATTTTTGGCCTGGGGCTCCTTTCCGTCTTCCTTGCGTACAGGTTATACAGGTCGAAAACCGTTGTTGCGCGAAGCAAGTCCTTGACGTAA
- a CDS encoding endonuclease, translating into MRGIIRKLLGGVMRGLGLLAAVCILACSQSAETQTLSHDMLDFGDRTVGARDSLSFWIYNDDDTLKVTDINNYESVFSVSDTSFVVAPGDSQKVWVYFQTNQNLNYQDVLLVENTGGDQTYPLTLKAQADYSSPYYDSTQGLIDEELKTAIFNLVNGHTDLGYNLARDRMFDTIDNVNGTVECVYIGQVINAVNRTEAQNQGFNTEHTWPQSLGAEGTAKSDLNHLFPTDAIPNNVRANYPFGKVVNPTWQNGGSKLGTDSYGSVVFEPRDVHKGDVARAMFYFSIRYNNPYSFLNQQEAILRTWNKDEPVSQKEANRNNAIQGYQGKRNPFIDHPEFPDRIKSISTSSPTTYAPEISVSPTNLEFESTLPNDSLDLKITIVNSGNSALSISSISSDSGVFKIIGSVSSVPAFSYAQITVRFKPESPEETYSGTISIDSDDSDESHISVPVSGESGSLVFVREESSSSGFLKDFYVSQNYPNPFGKNSNWSSTTVSYSLPGHGFVSIKVFNGLGQEIRTIFEGAQSAGSHFAIVDGSDLAAGVYYLQVKAGNHSQIKKITFVK; encoded by the coding sequence ATGCGGGGAATAATCAGGAAGCTATTGGGAGGAGTAATGAGGGGACTTGGTCTCCTGGCGGCCGTCTGTATTCTGGCCTGCTCGCAGTCAGCTGAGACACAGACACTGTCTCACGACATGCTTGATTTTGGAGACCGGACTGTCGGGGCGAGAGACAGCCTGTCATTCTGGATTTACAATGACGATGATACCTTGAAAGTCACGGATATCAATAACTACGAAAGTGTTTTCTCGGTGAGCGATACGAGTTTCGTCGTGGCCCCTGGCGATAGCCAGAAGGTTTGGGTGTATTTCCAGACAAACCAGAACCTGAATTATCAGGATGTTCTTCTAGTCGAAAACACTGGTGGGGATCAGACTTATCCGCTGACATTGAAGGCCCAGGCAGACTACTCGAGTCCGTACTACGACAGCACTCAGGGGCTAATTGATGAAGAATTGAAAACTGCAATATTCAATCTTGTCAACGGGCATACGGACCTTGGCTACAACCTTGCAAGGGACAGGATGTTTGACACAATTGACAATGTCAATGGAACGGTGGAATGTGTTTACATCGGGCAGGTGATAAATGCCGTGAACAGAACCGAAGCTCAGAATCAGGGGTTCAACACCGAGCACACCTGGCCTCAAAGCCTGGGCGCGGAAGGCACAGCCAAGAGCGATTTGAACCACCTTTTCCCCACGGATGCAATTCCCAACAATGTCCGCGCCAATTATCCTTTTGGAAAAGTCGTAAATCCGACCTGGCAAAATGGTGGTTCCAAGCTCGGCACAGATAGTTATGGCTCAGTTGTCTTTGAGCCCCGGGATGTCCATAAGGGTGATGTCGCCCGTGCCATGTTCTACTTTTCCATCAGGTACAACAATCCCTACTCATTCTTGAACCAGCAGGAGGCAATCTTGAGGACGTGGAACAAGGATGAGCCTGTCAGCCAGAAAGAGGCCAATAGAAACAATGCAATTCAAGGGTACCAGGGAAAGCGGAATCCCTTCATCGACCACCCTGAATTCCCGGACAGGATAAAGAGCATCAGCACAAGTTCCCCCACGACCTATGCTCCTGAGATCAGTGTTTCTCCAACAAATCTGGAGTTTGAAAGCACACTGCCAAATGACTCCCTGGATCTTAAGATCACTATCGTGAACAGCGGAAATTCTGCACTTTCAATTAGCTCGATTTCGTCCGATTCAGGCGTCTTTAAGATTATTGGAAGCGTGAGCTCAGTTCCGGCATTCTCCTACGCTCAGATTACGGTCAGATTCAAACCCGAGTCGCCGGAGGAAACGTATTCGGGGACGATTTCGATAGACAGTGATGACTCCGACGAAAGCCACATATCAGTGCCGGTGAGCGGCGAGAGCGGGTCGCTTGTGTTTGTTCGTGAGGAATCGTCTTCAAGCGGGTTCCTCAAAGATTTCTATGTTTCGCAAAACTATCCAAATCCGTTTGGAAAGAACTCCAACTGGTCTTCAACGACTGTTTCCTATTCTTTGCCGGGCCATGGATTCGTCTCAATAAAGGTTTTCAACGGCCTCGGTCAGGAAATTAGAACAATCTTTGAAGGTGCCCAGAGCGCAGGAAGTCATTTTGCGATTGTCGACGGCTCCGATTTGGCGGCCGGGGTCTATTACCTGCAGGTCAAAGCAGGGAACCATTCTCAGATCAAGAAGATTACGTTTGTGAAATAG
- a CDS encoding restriction endonuclease, whose protein sequence is MGKQSKKKATGKSPYPRIVLLGWVGCIISISLLYTGGGLQSGGLAVLGVGLLLFSLFVVLVALVNHAGYKRQQMKEEREQKAKELGRKIDTLVASGDYGILENFVRKYRQMGCDEGNLIQRGYDKGNLVNLLVLLSRKGTKLDVEELTQVIHEEELRQDYENLKTKILSSKPKGLEQYVRSMLEVCGDSQEKYTDLFKRLLKENGVGFEEGQLAECVKNTIWEVELSRFEKNLANNAFQASQTESLDSASGVEFERFLKTLFEGMGYSVRQTKSTGDQGADLIVTRQGERTVVQAKRHQNKVTNKAIQEAVAAIKHYRADRGMVVTTSEFTRSAVELANSNAIELIDRRKLEELVRKFL, encoded by the coding sequence ATGGGGAAACAAAGTAAGAAGAAGGCAACTGGAAAGTCTCCCTACCCGAGAATAGTTCTCCTTGGCTGGGTTGGGTGCATTATTAGTATTTCTTTGTTGTATACTGGTGGTGGTTTGCAGAGTGGCGGTCTAGCAGTCCTCGGCGTGGGGTTGTTGTTGTTTTCGCTTTTTGTTGTGCTTGTAGCTCTCGTTAACCACGCGGGGTACAAGCGCCAACAAATGAAGGAAGAGAGAGAACAGAAGGCCAAGGAACTTGGGAGAAAGATAGACACTCTGGTTGCAAGCGGCGACTATGGAATCCTAGAAAACTTTGTCAGAAAGTACAGACAAATGGGATGTGACGAGGGGAATCTCATCCAAAGGGGGTATGACAAGGGGAATCTCGTCAATCTCTTGGTTTTGCTTTCACGAAAAGGGACAAAACTTGATGTCGAAGAATTAACGCAAGTAATTCACGAAGAGGAACTGAGGCAAGACTATGAAAACCTCAAGACCAAGATACTCAGTAGTAAACCGAAAGGGTTGGAGCAATACGTAAGGTCTATGCTGGAGGTCTGCGGAGATAGTCAGGAGAAGTACACGGACCTATTCAAGCGTCTGCTCAAGGAAAATGGCGTAGGTTTCGAAGAGGGCCAGCTAGCAGAATGCGTCAAGAATACTATATGGGAAGTCGAGCTTTCGCGCTTTGAGAAGAATTTGGCGAACAATGCCTTTCAAGCTTCACAGACAGAATCGTTGGATTCTGCAAGTGGTGTGGAATTTGAGAGGTTCTTGAAGACTCTTTTTGAAGGAATGGGGTACAGCGTTCGACAAACAAAGAGCACAGGTGACCAAGGGGCTGATCTGATTGTGACCAGGCAAGGGGAAAGAACAGTCGTGCAAGCCAAGAGACATCAGAACAAAGTAACCAACAAAGCGATACAGGAAGCCGTTGCGGCCATAAAACATTATAGGGCAGACCGAGGGATGGTTGTGACGACGAGTGAATTCACACGGTCAGCGGTGGAATTGGCGAATTCAAATGCCATAGAGTTAATAGACAGACGCAAATTAGAAGAGCTTGTCCGAAAGTTCTTGTGA